The Daphnia magna isolate NIES linkage group LG6, ASM2063170v1.1, whole genome shotgun sequence genome segment TGGGCCAGCAACTGCAACGACGACGACTAGCGTCCGTTTGGTGAATGAATTCACAGCCACGTTGACGATTGAATCGTTGACTGGACAACATGGTGGATGGTACGTCTGCCGGGCAGCCAATGAAGGCGGACGGGCAGAATCAGCTGTTCACGTCGTCGTTCAGGGTACTCCAACTACTCCATCCTTTCTCGCGTCCGCATTAGCCTgttcctccttttctttttctttttttcatatcTTATTTGATCGAACTTTATCacaaacacgaaaacaaaggaaaaagacaCAAAAGTCTTTCTTTTAGGtctgtgcgtgtgtgtgtgtgtgtgtgtgtgggcgTGTGTGTTGCATGATTATATTTGACACACTAAAAGTCTGAAAAATCGACTCCAACATTGAATGGATTAGTTATACGACCAACCGGGAAAAGTTGAAATCCGCGGCCTTCAAAATTCGATTGTACTTTGCAAATTTATCATATTTACCATGTATTTATCTTTAAACAAACTATACCTATACACATTGAACTGATATAGGCTGCTTACGTATATGtacttattatttttgtattccctttgatttgatttgatttgatttcaatTTTCCTCGGCCTATTtccctttgttttgtttttttatgatttcgAATTGTTTTGACGGGTCGATGGGGGTGGGCGACAGCGGGCCCTCGAATCACACCGTTCGGGATGCCGTCACGCAACGTGATGGTCAATTCTCGAGTGCAGGTGTCGTGCGTCATTGAAGAAGGCGATCCTCCTTTCCACATCCGTTGGTACCGTGATGACAAGCCACTCGTCCATCCCCATCAccacctttcttcttcttcggctTCGTCTCCGTCTCAGCATCGTCCAGCCAATCCAGTGGGAGTGGCTTCCTTGTCCAGTACCGATCCGCCAATCAGACTCGGCCCATTAGGAGCCATAGCCAATGGATTACGATTGACTGATTTCAATTCTTATTCCTCCATTTTAACCATCGACCAGGTTCGCTTTTTATTTCGccccctttttattattatgttttttgtttttttttgatttacttttTTGCCCACCTGAAGGAAACAAATCTCTTTACTAATGAAAAGTATACAACAAAAACATACGCCTCTCCCCCCCACCCCCGCCCCCAACCAAacccaacaaaacaaaacaataaattagGTGACGGTCAATCACGGCGGCAACTACTCTTGTCGGGCAGAGAACGCCGCTGGCACGGCCGTACATTCCACTTTACTTCACGTCAGCggtaaattttgatttttcatttctgccctcttttatttattttttgatttattcatttattcatttatttttagatttttagattttttgaaaattgattttctcaTATTTTTCTATTAGGGTATTAGGACCAAACAAATAGTTTGAAtgctttattttcttttgatggaTGCTTAGCCTTGTTGTCTGGACAACAACTGACAGTCGTCCATGAGCTGTAGTTGCATGTTTCTATTTGCTTGATTGCCTGTTGCCCGGATTCCAAGAAACATCCTCTTTAACATTAAGGGCAAGCCACTCCATCTAGACGCCAAcaaaagaactaaaaactttcatttttatctttctGGGGTGCGAAAAGTTCCGCCTTTTTGGGTCAATCAACAACCACCCGCCGACACAGTGCAGACTGTCAGCGGCCACAGCGTCGAGCTGAAATGTCACGTTCACGGCGTACCTACACCGCAAGTCATTTGGTCTTTTACTAGAGGTCACTCATTTTTGTTCGTATTCATTGCCATTTGTCAAAACTAGATATTGAATCTTAATCTAGTCTTTTCATTGTGTCTATAGATAAAACGGCCGACAAGTACACGACGCTATTCGCCAATACTAATCGAACTTTATTGGCCAATCAAAGTCTGGTTATTAGTCCAGTCGATGTGTCCGATGCTGGTTACTATCAGTGCGAGGCATCCAATGGAGTTGGAAATAACATCAACGCTCTTATGGCTCTCCAGGTTCACGGTCAGTTGTTTAAAACGTTTGAGCGAACCAATTGAAAAgaattgatgttttttttggtttttttcaatCCAATTTTTAAATCCCCCTCCAATCAGCTCCGCCGGAGGTGCATTTAAATCAAGATTATATGGCAGTTAGACGTGGATCACTAACTGGAACTGTACTGAAATGCTCCATCCGAGGCGATCCACCGCTCAACATCCATTGGCGGAAGGACTCTGTCCCTTTGGATCCTACCCAGTCTCGTGTAGTTACCAGAGCTCAACCGGCAACTGGGTCGCatccgtcgtcgtcgtcacTCCATCCCACCTTGTTAACGAGCGAATTGAGTGTCACCAACGCCGCAGTTGCGGATGAAGGCCTTTACGAATGTGCAGCTTCCAACATGCACGGAGAGGACAGCGATGCCGTTTTCCTTCAAGTGCAAGATGTTCCGCAACCTCCGCTAGATGTCAGAGTTGCCTCGGCTGCTGGGAGAAGGATCCAATTGGAATGGAAACCTCCGGCCGCTGATGGAGGCAATCCTCTTCAAGAGTTTATCATTTTCTACCAATCCCCAGGTATATGGACAGCCCGTATTGTTTGACGCGGGAGTGGATAAACGCGGAAAAATGCTCATAGTCTAAATCAAGAATTGATTGAATTCGTAATTCGTAATTCGTAATTCGTAATTCGTAATTCGTAATTCGTAGGGGGAGATGTGAGACAAGAACGGATAATGGCCAGTCAATTTTCTGGTTCTATCGGAAACCTCCAGCCGGCCACAGTCTATCAAGTGTACATGACGGCCTCCAACGCGTTGGGACAAAGTCAACCGAGTCTCGGCCTGACGGTCACGACGGACGAGGAGGCGCCAGAAGGCCCTCCGCTACAAGTCGGCGCCAGTTCAGTCCATGCGCGTGGTTTCACACTCAGCTGGGCACCGCCGGCTCATCAACTTCAACACGGAATCATCCAAAGCTATTTGGTGACGATCGATTCCGGCCGGATGCTTAATCGAACGGTGTTGCCATCGAGCAGCAACGAGTACACGATGGCAGGCCTTCGACCCAACACCAATTATCACGCTTACGTGCAGGCAGTGAACAACCAGGGAAGTGGGCCAGCTAGTCCTTCCGTGTCGGTCAAGACAAGCGAGGCGCCGCCGGAAGAGCCGCCACTGAACGTGGCTTGCGTTTCGCTGAATTCCCAAAGTCTTCAAATCACTTGGCAACCCCCGCCGGCCGATTATCGCAACGGGCTATTGCGAGGTTACAGGATTTTTTACGAGCCGCTCAGCGAATTGCTTTACCTTTCATCGCCGGACCAGTCGGATTTGCAAACTGGTTCATCACAAACCACCACCGAGTTGACAGTTTTCCTTTCGGGCCTTCAGAAATTTGCCAATTACAGCATTCAGGTGAGTGAAGGGATACGTCTAACGTCTAACGTCTAACGTCTAACGAACATTTACattcaaataataatcataatttttttaaaaacaacaaaaaaacaacaaaaaaaaacaaaacaaaaacaaaaaaattaggtATTGGCTTTCACTGGGGCCGGTGATGGAGTTAAAAGTCAGCCGTTGACTTGCACGACTGAGGAAGATATTCCGGAAATGCCCACGCGATTGAAAATAGTCCAAAGTGGGCCGGATAGTTTGACAATCAGCTGGTTGCCGCACCCTCGTCCGACTAGCCGCGTCACCCACTTCACAGTTTACAGCAAAGAAATCGAACGTGGCCAAGATGTCAATCCGCAAAAGTGGACGGCTGCCAACAGCGGCCCGTCTGCTGGTCGGCTGGAGATCCGCAATTTGAGGCCTCGACGGGCCGTCTTCTATTTCCAGGCGGCGGCTGTTAGCAGCCAGGCGGGTGAAGGTCCGAGAAGTTCGACCGTCAGTTTCACTTTTAACCCGACCAATAAAATCGTCGCTGCCGTCGTGTCGATCGGGTCCGGTTATTTGGTGGCGCGCGGATCGCGTCTGATTCTGCCGTGCACGGCGCTAGGTGACACTCCGTTGCAGATCAGTTGGTTGCAGGACGGGCGCCAACTCAGCGATTGGCTCAACCTGAACCCGCTGAAGCTGGGCGAGCAAATCCAACAGCCGTGGATACAACAGCGACCCCACGATCCAGACGACCCAGACGACCCAGACGACGAGAACGCAACAGCCGGACTGATTCAAGTGTTGACGAATGGATCGTTATCCATCGGCCAGCTGAGCCACAACGGCGGAGGCAATTACACGTGCCAGGCGCGCAATCGTCACGGCCAGGATCAGGTCGACTATTGGCTGACTGTCGTCACGCCTCCGGCCGCACCTCAGCTCCGTTTCGCCGCATCCAACTGGTCCTCCGTTACGCTTCAGTGGGCCAGCGGCAGTCCGTCGACCGATCAAAGCAACCGGACAAGAGTTTCAGCGGCTCGCCATTACGTCATCAAATATCGACCGAGAGAGGCCGCGAGATGGGCGCAGATAATGCTTCCGGCCACTTGGAGGTCGGTTCCCGTTGGAGATCTCAACTGCGGCACCGAGTACGAATTCGTTTTGGTGGCCTCCAGTCGCGTGGGAAACAGTTCGTCCAGCAACGTGGTGACGGCCAAGACCAAAGGATCGCCGCCGGAATATTTAGCCGCCGACGCGCGCCATTCCGATTTGACTCTGACACCCACGTCGTGCACCGTCGATCTAGTCCGTTGGCAGGACAGAGGTTGCCCCATCCAGCAGTTCATTTTTCGCTTCCGGCTGGCAACGGATTCGGCTGGTGAGTGGATTATCGCTGGTGCCGAATCGCCTCCGCAGCAAACGTTCCTCCTCGCGGGATTGATTCCAGGCCGAGACTATGCCGTCCGCGTGACGGCTTTGAATGCGGCCGGATCTGCCCAACGCGATTATTCCGTTCGGACGCCTCCGCTGATGGACTCTCACAGCAAGTCGGATGTGCACGGCGGCAGTTTGGCGCCGCTCTTTTCCGATCCCCGCGTGGCCGTCCCCATGGCCGTGTCGTCGCTGGCCATTGTGTTGACCATCGTCACCCTTTTGCTGCGCTATCGCTACCGATCCGGCACCGACTACCTGCGCCCAGATTCGCATCCTCAAACGGTCGGCAATGCCAACGTCCGGACGTATGCCGATGGTGGAGATACGCCCGAAGACGGTAATAGCAGCACGTTGTCGGCTTGTCAGAAGCGTCCGCCTCCGATGGACTGCAGCGGGCGCTTGAGCGACTACGCACCGGATCAAGTGTCTCCGTACGCCGTCTTTCCAAGTCTGACGTCGTCGGGAGGCAAATCTCAGTTCTCGTCCAGTCGGCGGATGAAAACGTTCGTTGTCGACGGAAGCAAAGATTCGCTGTCGGTGGAGATGAGCAATTACGCTCCTCCAGCGCCATCTATGATTAGGCGCATGCACCAACAGCAAGCGGAGGAAGAGCCCATGTACGATTACATCGCGCCGTGCGCAACAGCGAGCGGCCCGAATCCGAGCGGGCCCAATCCGAGCGGCAGAAGCAACAAGTTGACGAGTAATCCGCAATCGGTTTTCGTGCCCATTATTCCGGCACGGAGTACGTGGAATCAGCAACAGCAAATGTATCGTCAGCAACACGGGCCTAATCAGTCGTCTCCCCATTATCATGGCGACTGGAACAACCAGGAAACTTTGGCACTCAGCCAGCGGCTCTAAGTGGAAAACTGTCTACCGCATTTGTTACTTACTCGTTCGTACGTGTCCCTCCACCTGAAACTTGGCTGACAATTTCAATCGCTTTCTTAACAGGAAAGTTGTaacaaaacaaaggaaaacTTGTGTGTTTGGCCAGTCTTTCATGTTGACTGTTTCTTCTTGTTCAAGatcttgttttattattattattattattatcattatacAATTaccaaaaagaaatgtttgttGGTAAAGTATTCAATTAATAAACGAATAGCAGATGTTGAAATAAACGaaatttgttttcgtttcgGATCTTCATTAATCATTATATATTACATGACGACATTCGCAACCAGCGATCGGCCAACCCTCGTTAATCAGGAGCTTATTCCTAACCCGTTTTTTGCATCAAAATTTCATTATCATTATAAAATATCGAACAAATtatacatacatatatatttttcatttcagccgccattttctttaaatggTGGCGGGGCGGCCGGAAATCAGCCCCACACCGCCCCACCAGAAAATGATCACCGGGTCCCCGATCGGGTAGAGCTTTACAACTAATTTTACTGCTCGTCATTCAAGGCAGTGTTATTCACATAGTAGTACTATAATTGTACTGTCGAAAACAGGTAACACAACCTGAGAAAAACTCTGTTAATATGGCGGATGTCCTACCTGCCTTTCCactctttgaatttttctcGTCTACGTGGCCTTCGTCACTTTACATGTGACTGCATTTGAAAGATGTACGAGTTTCAATACTGGGTTGAACTTGAATGACGAGAACGTGGCTCGTtttggaatcgaaattgaTAAGACAAAGTATTCGCGAATAATCTGTCTGTCAAGTCAATTTCATACTTCTTGTCTGCACGAGTCGCTCAACGTTAGTCGTATTCAATTCTTCACCATCAGTAGGGACTAGGGAGGCGCCCCGGGCTCAAGGTTGACTTAatcaattaataaattaaGATTAAATTCTAGATGACATCCCTTTTACaaatttaaatagaaaaaatcgTGCAatcacaaaaagaaattggaaaataggaaaattcaaagaaaaattattcaacACTTTTTCTGCCCATCTAGCGAGGATGATTCGAAGCCATTTGTCTATTGCCAAGCATTCGTATCATTTCATCCATTAATGGCGTCTCCGTGATTTTGCGTGCTGCACCCTAGTAACTTCTCTCCCTGTTTCTTGGTTTGATGGTCACGTAGACCAATAGCAATGTGCGCTACCCTCCGTGTTTGCATTAACGAAACCAGTGGTTCTTGATTTGTCAAAGAATCTGGAATCTGGCAGAAATATTACATTTTGACAGCTGTGCCCGCTGCAGAGGTGCGTTGTGTTGCCTACGTTATTTGACCCCAATAACAATAACATAACACCGAAGAAAAAACATGGAGTGTGCTCCCAACTCTTCTTCTGGTGGAGTGCCGAAAATTCAGGTCTTTCGGCCCACGTGGGAAGAATTCAAAGACTTCAATAATTACATCATCCAAATTGAGAAATCAGGGGCACACAAAGCTGGCCTAGCTAAAATTGTGCCCCCACCTGAATGGAAACCTCGGGCTGATGGCTACGATATGAGTGTTATTGGAGAAATTGAGATCCCTGCTCCAATCTCCCAAGTTGTTCAAGGCAAACAAGGAGTCTACCAAGTATTCAATATTCAAAAGAATTCCATGAAAGTGAAAGACTTTATGCGCCTAGCAAATAGTGCCAAACATGTGACCCCAAGTCACTTTGACTACCAGGACCTTGATCGTAAATATTGGCGCAACATCAGCTACTGCCCACCAATTTACGGGGCTGATGTTTCAGGCAGCTTGACTGATCCTGACGTTGAAGAATGGTATGGAATTCCTTGGTTTTCTTAAGTCGTACCGTTCCACATTTTACGTTTCTTTATTAAAGGAATATCAACAAGCTGGGATCAATTTTAGATTATGTCAATGAAGATTATGGTATAAGCATTGAGGGAGTCAACACAGCATACTTGTATTTTGGGATGTGGAAAAGCTGTTTTGCTTGGCATACAGAAGATATGGATCTCTACAGCATAAATTACCTCCATTTTGGGGAGCCAAAAAGTTGGTATTGGTAAGTTGCGTTTCCTATTGTTAGTCAGGTTGTAAAGACAAATTTAAGTTTAACTGTCAACGTGTTTCTCTAGCGTCCCTCCCGAGCATGGCGCTCGACTGGAGAGGCTAGCCAACAATTTCTTTCCCGCCAATTATAAAGAATGCCCCGCCTACCTGAGGTAATTAGTATTGAATCATGTTGCGTCTTCGCAGTAACTCTTGAATGTTTGGTCTCTTGATAGACACAAAATGTCGGTAATTTCACCGAtggttttaaaaaaccatTCAATCCCCTACAACAAAATCGTACAAGAAGCCGGTGAATTTATGATAACCTTTCCCTACGGTTATCACGCTGGCTTTAATCACGGTTTCAATTGTGCGGAATCGACAAATTTTGCCTCGCCGCGCTGGGTAGAGTATGGCAAACGGGCTACCCAATGCGCTTGCAGACCAGATATGGTTAAAATCAGCATGGAAACATTCGTCAAACGATTTCAGCCTAAGCGCTACGATCTTTGGGTCCAAGGTATCCaaattaatttgttatttaagAATCCACTAACGTCAGCCTCATATCATTATCAGGCAAGGATATTGGCCCGCATCCGGAAATGCCTGGGCGTTTTTCGGCTGCACCCCATCCGTCTAAAGATGATCTCCTTTGTAACAAGGATTACACAGAcaccgatttacctgaacatTTTGTAGAACCGACCAATAAAAAGGCCAAGCGGCATTTGATTCATCAAAAACTAGAACAagaacaacagcaacaacaacagcaacaacaacagcaacaagtGAATCAGACGGAAGAGGAAACGGCAAACAACCAGGAAAGAGTTGCCTTGAAAACTGAAAGTAACGAAGAGCAAACCAGTGTGAtcattgaagaagaagatcttCTGAATGATGAGCACTTTGAAGTGATGAAAGAGATTTATTACAAAGCCGGCGAAATCGAAAGCGATGGActagaagaacaaaaaagtgATCAGGATGAACAAGAAGTATGGGAACCGGATATCGAAAATCCCGATTCCAAAGCCAAGGTTGTGTCTAAGAAATCGATCAAAAGAAGCAAGTCAAAGACGAGCGCAGAGGGCCATTTAACTAAAGTCAAATATCGTCGAACAAAATCAGAGTCGACTCCGAGATCCCTGTCTCCACGATCTCATATCGGCCATGTTTCagaaataacaacaacaacaacaacaaccaaccCACCAGTTAAATGTGCacaattgaaaacaaatgtCATGTTTTCCGGATTCCGCATACCTAAAAAAGTCCCATCACTCGATAATCAGAGTGTTGCGGTTTGTGGCTGGGCCGATGCCGAAAACGCATCAACGCAAAGAACTAACGCGTCATTCAATTGCTACTCGACACCTAAAGTTTTGAACGAAGAGTCCACATCCCAGGACTTGTTTAGTAAAACAAGAATACAGAAACCATCACCAAGTTCTCACATCAAATCGTGTCCTGTTGCAGTAGTTCAGCTGTCTGCCAATTCATCACCTCTGCTTGCCACTCCATCGCCTGCAACAATGAAACCCCCGTCACTAAGTGCATGCCCCTCAAAAGTAGCAACCAATCCATCGAGTACTACAGATCTCCTGCGACAACAGTTAACCTCCATCAAATCCGGTACCAACAAAATGTCGCCGTCTAGTTCGGGAGATGAACGAAGatcgagaaaacaaaagagccCACGTAAGGGACTCGATTCCAGAGACACGTCAACTAATCTGTAAGTTTCATGTCTTTGGATTTGTGAAATGTATTACTCATTtgacgttttgttttgtttgtttttttttgggttttgtttgttttttcatttctagGACGATCATGTGGGATCAGCAAAAGGATTGGACTTGGGCTAAAGAATGCGAATTCAATTTGTTGAATAGCCACCAAGAACCGTACTGTTGCGTTTGTAGTGTATTGAGACCGTCTGTGCCGCAGAGACCGCAACAGCATCAGCAAGAGCACTTGTCACGGTCTAGCGTTTTGGTGCCGGAAAAAGTGTTCGGTTCCAGTCGAGTTTCCATCACCTCTTCACTCTTGTTGCGCTGCTCTTCGTGTTGTGTTTGCATCCACGCCAAATGCTGTGGACTAGCCGAATCGACGGTGGCCGACAACTGGTTGTGTCGGCGTTGTGACCGCAACGAGATGCCCCAACACAAGATCAAATGCTGCCTCTGTCAACAGCGAGGAGGGGCCCTGAAGGGGACTAGAGACGGACGC includes the following:
- the LOC116924665 gene encoding Down syndrome cell adhesion molecule-like protein Dscam2 isoform X5, which produces MKNSKNCFRKTDGRHVMLANGDLHVLSARQGDENHLYHCRVLVQPNGQTMTSSTAGRIILSQETMTKMAPVIVESVNRIRVWRGQDAVLPCVFHGYPPPKVKWYKSQTIQYGNLLLPLVASAATQEHRGGVLGLGRHRLVGGTLLIASVVAEDQGRYICSVNNSMGLVESRTELVFRDKLQVRIVESSNVVVVAAAASAAQHIQVVDAETSVTITCHFSGSPRPVVSWLKDGQRYLVGNSGRVSSSSGDDGYTDMVQLSISSVQREDEGIYQCLASNDEGDWAQASAQLAIGAFPPHLKETFSRQVLHPGSSVSLKCLASGTPLPHFTWTLDGFPLSPVSERYFLGQQQQTGHDDLVVAHLNITHVRVEDGGNYKCAAENRVGRVEHSANLHIYGAPYVRRMSTVVGVGGKRLELPCPVAGYPIEAITWEKDGRRLPLNGRQRLQFNGSLTIDPLDKSSDAGLYSCEARGQNGLSARQSLQLNILDAPHIMAMSDSAVLNAGERLALQCAVVKGGLPLSVSWSKDGQAIAPTTATTGPATATTTTSVRLVNEFTATLTIESLTGQHGGWYVCRAANEGGRAESAVHVVVQAGPRITPFGMPSRNVMVNSRVQVSCVIEEGDPPFHIRWYRDDKPLVHPHHHLSSSSASSPSQHRPANPVGVASLSSTDPPIRLGPLGAIANGLRLTDFNSYSSILTIDQVTVNHGGNYSCRAENAAGTAVHSTLLHVSVPPFWVNQQPPADTVQTVSGHSVELKCHVHGVPTPQVIWSFTRDKTADKYTTLFANTNRTLLANQSLVISPVDVSDAGYYQCEASNGVGNNINALMALQVHAPPEVHLNQDYMAVRRGSLTGTVLKCSIRGDPPLNIHWRKDSVPLDPTQSRVVTRAQPATGSHPSSSSLHPTLLTSELSVTNAAVADEGLYECAASNMHGEDSDAVFLQVQDVPQPPLDVRVASAAGRRIQLEWKPPAADGGNPLQEFIIFYQSPGGDVRQERIMASQFSGSIGNLQPATVYQVYMTASNALGQSQPSLGLTVTTDEEAPEGPPLQVGASSVHARGFTLSWAPPAHQLQHGIIQSYLVTIDSGRMLNRTVLPSSSNEYTMAGLRPNTNYHAYVQAVNNQGSGPASPSVSVKTSEAPPEEPPLNVACVSLNSQSLQITWQPPPADYRNGLLRGYRIFYEPLSELLYLSSPDQSDLQTGSSQTTTELTVFLSGLQKFANYSIQVLAFTGAGDGVKSQPLTCTTEEDIPEMPTRLKIVQSGPDSLTISWLPHPRPTSRVTHFTVYSKEIERGQDVNPQKWTAANSGPSAGRLEIRNLRPRRAVFYFQAAAVSSQAGEGPRSSTVSFTFNPTNKIVAAVVSIGSGYLVARGSRLILPCTALGDTPLQISWLQDGRQLSDWLNLNPLKLGEQIQQPWIQQRPHDPDDPDDPDDENATAGLIQVLTNGSLSIGQLSHNGGGNYTCQARNRHGQDQVDYWLTVVTPPAAPQLRFAASNWSSVTLQWASGSPSTDQSNRTRVSAARHYVIKYRPREAARWAQIMLPATWRSVPVGDLNCGTEYEFVLVASSRVGNSSSSNVVTAKTKGSPPEYLAADARHSDLTLTPTSCTVDLVRWQDRGCPIQQFIFRFRLATDSAGEWIIAGAESPPQQTFLLAGLIPGRDYAVRVTALNAAGSAQRDYSVRTPPLMDSHSKSDVHGGSLAPLFSDPRVAVPMAVSSLAIVLTIVTLLLRYRYRSGTDYLRPDSHPQTVGNANVRTYADGGDTPEDGNSSTLSACQKRPPPMDCSGRLSDYAPDQVSPYAVFPSLTSSGGKSQFSSSRRMKTFVVDGSKDSLSVEMSNYAPPAPSMIRRMHQQQAEEEPMYDYIAPCATASGPNPSGPNPSGRSNKLTSNPQSVFVPIIPARSTWNQQQQMYRQQHGPNQSSPHYHGDWNNQETLALSQRL
- the LOC116924665 gene encoding Down syndrome cell adhesion molecule-like protein Dscam2 isoform X1; the encoded protein is MALLVFIPYRLGTATLVFTCCMLITGLHANSSSSGSSSSNVIASSNQHAGSGMMDTFASSGTAAAAGPRFQNQLPSDVTFTPDRGFTIECPVWGQPTPQITWLTSKERLGSSAAGSGIWNPVESSSTSAPSTATSTATTNNLITLSPNGSLTLHTFRPEQFRPDVHAATYRCLAANFIGRILSTPVRVRAVILPPFEVNVENPRVRRGSTAVFRCSVPDSVRDYVTVTSWIQDNRYDIFLTSSQDGRHVMLANGDLHVLSARQGDENHLYHCRVLVQPNGQTMTSSTAGRIILSQETMTKMAPVIVESVNRIRVWRGQDAVLPCVFHGYPPPKVKWYKSQTIQYGNLLLPLVASAATQEHRGGVLGLGRHRLVGGTLLIASVVAEDQGRYICSVNNSMGLVESRTELVFRDKLQVRIVESSNVVVVAAAASAAQHIQVVDAETSVTITCHFSGSPRPVVSWLKDGQRYLVGNSGRVSSSSGDDGYTDMVQLSISSVQREDEGIYQCLASNDEGDWAQASAQLAIGAFPPHLKETFSRQVLHPGSSVSLKCLASGTPLPHFTWTLDGFPLSPVSERYFLGQQQQTGHDDLVVAHLNITHVRVEDGGNYKCAAENRVGRVEHSANLHIYGAPYVRRMSTVVGVGGKRLELPCPVAGYPIEAITWEKDGRRLPLNGRQRLQFNGSLTIDPLDKSSDAGLYSCEARGQNGLSARQSLQLNILDAPHIMAMSDSAVLNAGERLALQCAVVKGGLPLSVSWSKDGQAIAPTTATTGPATATTTTSVRLVNEFTATLTIESLTGQHGGWYVCRAANEGGRAESAVHVVVQAGPRITPFGMPSRNVMVNSRVQVSCVIEEGDPPFHIRWYRDDKPLVHPHHHLSSSSASSPSQHRPANPVGVASLSSTDPPIRLGPLGAIANGLRLTDFNSYSSILTIDQVTVNHGGNYSCRAENAAGTAVHSTLLHVSVPPFWVNQQPPADTVQTVSGHSVELKCHVHGVPTPQVIWSFTRDKTADKYTTLFANTNRTLLANQSLVISPVDVSDAGYYQCEASNGVGNNINALMALQVHAPPEVHLNQDYMAVRRGSLTGTVLKCSIRGDPPLNIHWRKDSVPLDPTQSRVVTRAQPATGSHPSSSSLHPTLLTSELSVTNAAVADEGLYECAASNMHGEDSDAVFLQVQDVPQPPLDVRVASAAGRRIQLEWKPPAADGGNPLQEFIIFYQSPGGDVRQERIMASQFSGSIGNLQPATVYQVYMTASNALGQSQPSLGLTVTTDEEAPEGPPLQVGASSVHARGFTLSWAPPAHQLQHGIIQSYLVTIDSGRMLNRTVLPSSSNEYTMAGLRPNTNYHAYVQAVNNQGSGPASPSVSVKTSEAPPEEPPLNVACVSLNSQSLQITWQPPPADYRNGLLRGYRIFYEPLSELLYLSSPDQSDLQTGSSQTTTELTVFLSGLQKFANYSIQVLAFTGAGDGVKSQPLTCTTEEDIPEMPTRLKIVQSGPDSLTISWLPHPRPTSRVTHFTVYSKEIERGQDVNPQKWTAANSGPSAGRLEIRNLRPRRAVFYFQAAAVSSQAGEGPRSSTVSFTFNPTNKIVAAVVSIGSGYLVARGSRLILPCTALGDTPLQISWLQDGRQLSDWLNLNPLKLGEQIQQPWIQQRPHDPDDPDDPDDENATAGLIQVLTNGSLSIGQLSHNGGGNYTCQARNRHGQDQVDYWLTVVTPPAAPQLRFAASNWSSVTLQWASGSPSTDQSNRTRVSAARHYVIKYRPREAARWAQIMLPATWRSVPVGDLNCGTEYEFVLVASSRVGNSSSSNVVTAKTKGSPPEYLAADARHSDLTLTPTSCTVDLVRWQDRGCPIQQFIFRFRLATDSAGEWIIAGAESPPQQTFLLAGLIPGRDYAVRVTALNAAGSAQRDYSVRTPPLMDSHSKSDVHGGSLAPLFSDPRVAVPMAVSSLAIVLTIVTLLLRYRYRSGTDYLRPDSHPQTVGNANVRTYADGGDTPEDGNSSTLSACQKRPPPMDCSGRLSDYAPDQVSPYAVFPSLTSSGGKSQFSSSRRMKTFVVDGSKDSLSVEMSNYAPPAPSMIRRMHQQQAEEEPMYDYIAPCATASGPNPSGPNPSGRSNKLTSNPQSVFVPIIPARSTWNQQQQMYRQQHGPNQSSPHYHGDWNNQETLALSQRL